One stretch of Qipengyuania gelatinilytica DNA includes these proteins:
- the hemC gene encoding hydroxymethylbilane synthase gives MTSTTQIRLGTRRSPLAMAQAVETRSRLCAAHGWDESAVELVPVIASGDKIQDRPLADIGGKALWTRELDNWLDEGRIDAAVHSMKDVETLRPAEFAIGAILPRADKADMLLGAASIAAIPRGARVGTSAPRRAAQLLNARPDLEVVGIRGNVATRMAKLQAGEADATFLAAAGLERLGETGVGTRLDPEEWLPAPAQAAIGIECRAADDRTCDLLAAIDDKPSHEEVLAERALLEGLGGTCHSPIAALTRREGGKLRLTATIYSADGAIRISDEAMFEPGDLDAPRQLAARLLDKAPTHVSALFGGQA, from the coding sequence ATGACCTCCACCACCCAAATTCGCCTCGGAACCCGTCGTTCGCCGCTCGCCATGGCACAGGCGGTGGAGACCCGTTCGCGGCTTTGCGCAGCGCATGGCTGGGATGAAAGCGCGGTCGAGCTGGTCCCGGTCATCGCCAGCGGCGACAAGATACAGGATCGCCCGCTTGCCGATATCGGCGGCAAGGCGCTGTGGACGCGCGAACTCGATAACTGGCTGGACGAGGGCCGGATCGACGCTGCCGTCCATTCGATGAAAGATGTTGAGACGCTGCGCCCCGCCGAATTCGCCATTGGCGCCATCCTGCCGCGTGCGGACAAGGCCGATATGCTGCTGGGCGCCGCATCCATCGCGGCAATTCCTCGCGGTGCACGGGTCGGGACCAGTGCCCCGCGCCGTGCCGCGCAATTGCTCAATGCGCGCCCCGACCTCGAAGTTGTCGGCATTCGCGGCAATGTCGCCACCCGCATGGCGAAGCTGCAGGCCGGGGAAGCCGATGCGACCTTCCTCGCCGCAGCGGGTCTCGAACGGCTGGGTGAAACGGGCGTGGGCACGCGGCTCGACCCGGAAGAATGGTTGCCGGCACCGGCGCAGGCAGCAATCGGCATCGAATGCCGCGCCGCCGACGATCGTACGTGCGACCTGCTCGCGGCGATCGACGACAAGCCGAGCCATGAGGAAGTTCTCGCAGAACGCGCGCTATTGGAAGGGCTGGGCGGGACCTGCCACAGTCCCATCGCTGCCCTGACGCGCCGCGAAGGCGGCAAGTTGCGCCTTACCGCCACCATCTACAGCGCCGATGGCGCGATCCGCATCAGCGACGAGGCGATGTTCGAGCCTGGTGATCTCGATGCGCCCCGGCAATTGGCCGCCCGGCTTCTCGATAAGGCTCCGACGCATGTCTCGGCCCTTTTCGGAGGACAGGCTTGA
- a CDS encoding uroporphyrinogen-III synthase — MSRLLFILRPEPGLRVTMETAEAYGLTVLGCPLFEVEAVAWDCPDPSGFDALLVGSSNVFRHGGHNLEKLERLPVHAVGEATAEGAREKGFIVSQTGKGGLQALLNKVKGREIRFLRLAGEKMVELDPPEGVSIETRVTYRMRDLELADDVARAMRNNGGVALMHSGEAARRLREECDRLEIDRTKVTIAALGPRIAEIAGDGWEGVHIAPQALDAELLALAERLCQ, encoded by the coding sequence TTGAGCCGCCTGCTCTTCATATTGCGGCCCGAGCCCGGGCTTCGCGTCACCATGGAAACCGCCGAGGCATACGGGCTGACGGTTCTCGGTTGCCCCCTTTTCGAAGTCGAGGCGGTCGCGTGGGATTGCCCCGACCCAAGCGGTTTCGACGCCCTGCTCGTGGGCAGCAGCAACGTGTTTCGCCATGGCGGGCACAATCTGGAAAAGCTCGAACGCCTGCCGGTCCATGCCGTCGGCGAGGCCACAGCCGAGGGCGCCCGTGAAAAGGGTTTCATCGTTTCGCAGACGGGCAAGGGCGGATTGCAGGCGTTGCTCAATAAGGTGAAGGGCCGCGAAATCCGCTTCCTCAGGCTGGCCGGCGAAAAAATGGTCGAGCTGGATCCGCCTGAAGGCGTTTCGATCGAAACGCGTGTCACCTATCGCATGCGGGATCTGGAACTGGCGGACGATGTGGCCAGAGCAATGCGGAACAACGGCGGGGTGGCCCTCATGCATTCGGGCGAGGCTGCAAGGCGCCTGCGCGAAGAATGCGACCGGCTGGAAATCGACCGGACGAAGGTCACGATTGCAGCGCTGGGCCCGAGGATCGCGGAAATTGCAGGTGACGGCTGGGAAGGTGTACACATTGCCCCGCAGGCGCTCGACGCCGAGCTACTGGCCTTGGCGGAGCGATTGTGCCAGTAG
- a CDS encoding FAD-dependent monooxygenase, producing the protein MTDKRDLLILGGGLVGTTLALAAAKKGFSSHLVDRADPADLTAEGFDGRASAISTASWRLFRNIGLAEALEPHGCPIESIAVLDQMKPGRIDFTPEVHEGTLGRMFANRQLRIALFDAAKNEPLITMHAPVDVVSRHRDAFSVSATLGDGTVLEADLLVGAEGRGSPTREEEGLKMASWDYSHRAIITGLDHSKPHEGVAWEIFYEDGPFALLPLLDGPEGQHRSALVWTVDEKDAAGVLKLGDRAFLAEVEKRMGDILGTLSLNSGRTSYPLSFQHTARIVGERMALIGDSAHGMHPIAGQGLNLGLRDVGALVEVLEEARRLGLDLADAQVLERYEKWRALDSIMVMGATDTLTRIFGVPGKTASAVRRFGMAGVQRSGWLKKFFMDEARGVSGDVPELMKA; encoded by the coding sequence ATGACAGACAAGCGCGACTTGCTCATCCTCGGCGGCGGCCTCGTGGGAACCACACTTGCCCTCGCGGCGGCGAAAAAAGGCTTTTCGAGCCACCTCGTCGATCGGGCCGATCCGGCCGACCTGACGGCGGAAGGTTTCGATGGCCGCGCATCGGCCATTTCGACCGCAAGCTGGCGGCTATTCCGCAACATCGGCCTTGCCGAAGCGCTGGAGCCGCATGGCTGCCCGATCGAATCCATCGCCGTACTCGACCAGATGAAACCGGGCCGGATCGACTTTACGCCCGAAGTGCATGAAGGCACGCTTGGGCGCATGTTCGCCAACCGGCAGCTGCGCATCGCCCTGTTCGATGCAGCGAAGAACGAACCGCTGATCACGATGCACGCCCCGGTGGATGTCGTCAGCCGCCACCGCGATGCCTTTTCGGTCAGCGCAACGCTGGGCGACGGAACCGTGCTGGAAGCGGACCTCCTGGTCGGTGCCGAGGGTCGCGGCTCGCCCACCCGCGAGGAAGAAGGGCTGAAAATGGCCAGCTGGGACTATTCGCATCGCGCGATCATCACCGGCCTTGACCATTCGAAGCCGCACGAAGGCGTGGCTTGGGAAATCTTCTACGAGGACGGTCCCTTCGCGCTCCTGCCGCTGCTCGACGGCCCCGAAGGCCAGCACCGCAGCGCCCTTGTCTGGACCGTGGACGAGAAAGACGCCGCCGGCGTGCTCAAGCTCGGCGACCGCGCCTTCCTTGCCGAGGTCGAGAAGCGCATGGGCGATATTCTCGGCACGCTGTCGCTCAACAGTGGCCGCACTTCTTACCCGCTGAGCTTCCAGCACACAGCGCGGATCGTGGGCGAGCGCATGGCGCTGATCGGTGACAGTGCCCACGGCATGCACCCGATTGCCGGACAGGGCCTGAACCTCGGCCTGCGCGATGTCGGGGCGCTGGTGGAGGTGCTCGAAGAAGCCCGCCGCCTCGGCCTCGACCTTGCCGATGCGCAGGTCCTCGAACGTTACGAGAAGTGGCGCGCACTCGACTCCATCATGGTCATGGGCGCAACCGATACGCTTACCCGCATCTTCGGCGTGCCCGGCAAGACCGCCAGTGCGGTGCGCCGTTTCGGCATGGCAGGCGTGCAGCGTTCGGGCTGGCTGAAGAAGTTCTTCATGGACGAAGCGCGCGGCGTATCGGGCGATGTGCCCGAATTGATGAAGGCCTGA